Within the Beduinella massiliensis genome, the region ACCGGCGTCTTTGAAAAGCGCGAGATGGTGGAGCAGATCCTGGACAGCATGGAGCTGGAGCGCGAGCGCGGCATCACGATCAAGTCCAAGGCCGTACACATGCGTTATACGGCCAAGGACGGCGAGGAATACACGCTCAACCTCATCGACACCCCCGGCCACGTCGACTTCACCTACGAGGTGTCGCGCGCGTTGGCGGCCTGCGAAGGGGCGCTGCTGGTCGTGGACGCGACGCAGGGCATTGAGGCGCAGACGCTGGCCAACGTCTACATGGCGCTGGAGCACGACCTGGAGATCGTGCCGGTGATCAACAAGATCGACCTGCCCAGCGCTCAGCCGGAGGAGGTGCGCGGGGAAATCGAGGACGTCATCGGCCTGGACGCCTCCTATGCGCCGCTGGTCAGCGCCAAGGTGGGGCTGGGCATCGACGACGTGCTGGAGGCGGTGGTGAACTACGTCCCGGCGCCGGCGGGCGACGAGGACAAGCCGCTTCGCGCGCTGATCTTCGATTCCTTTTACGACAACTACAGGGGCGCCATCTGCTTCGTGCGCGTGGTGGAGGGCAGCGTCAAGGCGGGCATGCGCATCCGCATGATGCAGGGCGGCGTGGAGTTCGACGTGGTGGAGGTCGGCGTGTTCCGCCCGGGCTATTCCCCGGTGAGCGAGCTGCTGCCCGGCGACGTCGGCTACGTGGCCGCCTCCATCAAGGACGTTCGCGACACGCGCGTGGGCGACACGATTACCGACGCGGAAAACCCGGCGGCGGAGCCCCTGCCGGGCTACCGGCAGGTGAACCCCATGGTCTTCTGCGGCATCTACCCGACGGACGGCGCGGATTACGACAACCTGCGGGACGCGCTGGAGAAGCTGCGTCTCAACGACGCCTCGCTTTCCTTCGAGCCGGAGACGTCCGTGGCGCTGGGCTTCGGCTTCCGCTGCGGCTTTCTGGGGCTGCTGCACATGGAGATCATCCAGGAGCGGCTGGAGCGCGAGTTCGACCTGGACATCATCAC harbors:
- the lepA gene encoding translation elongation factor 4; translated protein: MHAASPLTEEWFLSQDRLSHIRNFCIIAHIDHGKSTLADRLLERTGVFEKREMVEQILDSMELERERGITIKSKAVHMRYTAKDGEEYTLNLIDTPGHVDFTYEVSRALAACEGALLVVDATQGIEAQTLANVYMALEHDLEIVPVINKIDLPSAQPEEVRGEIEDVIGLDASYAPLVSAKVGLGIDDVLEAVVNYVPAPAGDEDKPLRALIFDSFYDNYRGAICFVRVVEGSVKAGMRIRMMQGGVEFDVVEVGVFRPGYSPVSELLPGDVGYVAASIKDVRDTRVGDTITDAENPAAEPLPGYRQVNPMVFCGIYPTDGADYDNLRDALEKLRLNDASLSFEPETSVALGFGFRCGFLGLLHMEIIQERLEREFDLDIITTAPSVNYKVHKMDGTIVTCDNPSNLPPAGEIEEMEEPVVRAYIHTPQEYVGTLMELCQDKRGVFKDMQYEGTRVRLQYILPLGEIIFDFFDQIKSRTRGYASYDYELAGYEPSDLVKLDILLNSDVCDALSMIVHREKAYGRGRSIAEKLKDVIPRQLFEIPIQAAIGGKVIARETVKALRKDVLAKCYGGDISRKKKLLEKQKEGKKRMRQLGSVEVPSEAFMTVLKMD